From Deinococcus aquaticus, one genomic window encodes:
- a CDS encoding response regulator transcription factor, with protein MEQRILLIEDNPDITRVVQYELEQAGYKVLAAPDGVTGLTSARESNPDLVILDLGLPDFDGAEIARRLRKTSSVPIIILTAMDAVDRKVNLLEAGADDYMTKPFHPEELVARVKVQLRHQQHGEVISIGPLEIHPQKRLCHYNGHEVRLSPKEFDLLTFLARQPGRVYSRQEIEREVWNGELPSNSNVVDVHMANMRAKLRDLDGYGIIRTVRGIGYALKTP; from the coding sequence ATGGAGCAACGCATCCTACTTATTGAAGACAACCCGGACATCACCCGCGTCGTGCAGTACGAGCTGGAACAGGCCGGGTACAAGGTCCTGGCCGCGCCTGACGGCGTGACTGGCCTGACCAGCGCCCGCGAGAGCAACCCCGATCTGGTCATCCTGGACCTGGGCCTGCCCGATTTCGACGGCGCCGAGATCGCCCGCCGCCTGCGCAAGACCAGCAGCGTGCCGATCATCATCCTGACCGCCATGGACGCCGTGGACCGCAAAGTGAACCTGCTGGAAGCCGGCGCGGACGACTATATGACCAAACCCTTCCACCCGGAGGAACTCGTGGCGCGCGTGAAGGTGCAGCTCCGCCACCAGCAGCACGGCGAGGTCATCAGCATCGGGCCGCTGGAAATTCACCCGCAGAAGCGTCTGTGTCACTACAACGGGCACGAGGTCCGGCTGTCGCCCAAGGAATTTGACCTGCTGACCTTCCTGGCCCGCCAGCCGGGCCGCGTGTACTCCCGCCAGGAGATCGAGCGCGAGGTCTGGAACGGTGAACTCCCCAGCAACAGCAACGTGGTGGACGTGCACATGGCGAACATGCGCGCCAAGCTGCGCGACCTCGACGGGTACGGCATCATCCGCACCGTGCGCGGCATCGGGTACGCCCTCAAGACGCCCTGA
- a CDS encoding alpha/beta fold hydrolase, protein MGDPAGGEAPLVFLHGGPGYNSYSFQAAFGDRMPRAAVFLDQRGSGRSGPLEDTEQGADTLDLDTLVGDLDAVRDFLGAAQIVPLGHGFGALVALEYARRHPTRTARVIVVNPWVHYPDLARTLLEEASARRGTPLEDPAERVRADTPDGQHAPVGAARIEAAFELLNARDLLNALQFRDAPTRMRLEFMDAEGQLVGGGEVQEALVNQGLWEFEYPPFLAEIRRPVFVISGAHDRTSYPEQVQWVADLADGDVTVLDAAHYPWLDDEDAFAQALDDALNR, encoded by the coding sequence ATGGGCGACCCGGCCGGCGGTGAAGCCCCGCTGGTGTTCCTGCACGGCGGCCCCGGCTACAACAGTTACTCGTTCCAGGCGGCGTTCGGGGACCGCATGCCGCGCGCGGCCGTGTTCCTAGATCAGCGCGGCTCGGGACGCAGCGGGCCGCTGGAGGACACCGAGCAGGGCGCCGACACCCTGGACCTCGACACGCTGGTCGGCGACCTGGACGCCGTGCGCGACTTCCTGGGCGCCGCGCAGATCGTGCCGCTCGGGCACGGCTTCGGGGCGCTGGTGGCGCTGGAGTACGCCCGCCGCCACCCCACCCGCACGGCCCGCGTGATCGTCGTGAATCCCTGGGTGCATTACCCGGACCTGGCGCGTACCCTGCTGGAAGAGGCCAGCGCCCGGCGCGGTACGCCCCTGGAAGACCCGGCAGAGCGCGTGCGGGCCGACACGCCCGACGGGCAGCACGCCCCGGTGGGCGCGGCGCGGATCGAGGCGGCCTTCGAACTACTGAACGCCCGCGACCTGCTGAACGCCCTGCAGTTCCGGGACGCGCCCACCCGCATGCGACTGGAATTCATGGACGCCGAGGGGCAACTCGTGGGCGGCGGCGAGGTGCAGGAAGCGCTGGTTAACCAGGGCCTGTGGGAGTTCGAGTACCCGCCGTTCCTGGCCGAGATTCGCCGCCCGGTGTTCGTGATCTCGGGCGCGCACGACCGCACCAGTTACCCCGAGCAGGTGCAGTGGGTCGCGGACCTCGCGGACGGCGACGTGACCGTGCTGGACGCCGCGCACTACCCCTGGCTGGACGACGAGGACGCCTTCGCGCAGGCGCTGGACGACGCCCTGAACCGCTGA